In the genome of Bradyrhizobium sp. CIAT3101, one region contains:
- a CDS encoding O-acetylhomoserine aminocarboxypropyltransferase produces the protein MPAPKPPAFETLSLHAGQHPDPATGARAVPIYQTTSYVFQDSDHAAALFNLERAGHIYTRISNPTTGVLEERLAALEGGVGAICTASGMAALHLAIATLLNAGDHIVASSSLYGGTINLLAHTLPRFGITTTFVKPRDHDAFRKAIKPNTKLVIGETIGNPGLEVLDIPKIAGIAHDAKIPLLIDNTFATPYLSRPIELGADIVMHSATKWIGGHGIAIGGAIVDGGRFDWRASGKFGVLTEPYGGYHGIVFDEQFGTAAFIMRARTEGLRDFGACLSPTNAFQLLQGVETLGVRMDRHIQNTHLVLEALKSNKAVDWVLHPSLEDHTDYQLAKQLLPRGAGSIVSFGIKGGRPAGRKFIESLRMISHLANVGDAKTLVIHPASTTHQQMDAEQLKAAGIGEELVRLSVGIETASDIIDDLAQALRLSQKV, from the coding sequence ATGCCCGCGCCAAAACCGCCTGCCTTCGAAACCCTGAGCCTGCATGCGGGCCAGCATCCGGATCCCGCGACCGGTGCCCGCGCGGTGCCGATCTACCAGACCACGTCCTACGTGTTCCAGGATTCCGATCACGCGGCGGCGTTGTTCAACCTGGAGCGCGCCGGCCACATCTATACGCGCATCTCCAACCCCACCACCGGCGTACTGGAAGAGCGGCTCGCCGCGCTCGAGGGCGGCGTCGGTGCGATCTGTACCGCGAGCGGCATGGCCGCGCTGCATCTCGCCATCGCCACGCTGCTGAATGCCGGCGACCACATCGTGGCGTCGAGCTCGCTCTATGGCGGCACCATCAATCTGCTGGCACACACCTTGCCGCGCTTCGGCATCACCACGACCTTCGTCAAGCCGCGCGATCATGATGCGTTCCGGAAGGCGATCAAGCCGAACACAAAGCTCGTGATCGGCGAGACCATCGGCAATCCCGGGCTGGAGGTGCTCGATATCCCGAAGATCGCGGGAATCGCGCATGACGCCAAAATTCCGCTGCTGATCGACAACACTTTTGCGACGCCCTATCTCAGCCGACCGATCGAGCTTGGCGCCGACATCGTGATGCATTCGGCGACCAAGTGGATCGGCGGCCACGGCATCGCGATCGGCGGCGCCATCGTCGACGGCGGCCGCTTCGACTGGCGTGCGTCGGGCAAGTTCGGCGTGCTGACCGAGCCCTATGGCGGCTATCACGGCATCGTCTTCGACGAGCAATTCGGCACCGCCGCCTTCATCATGCGCGCGCGCACCGAGGGCCTGCGCGATTTCGGCGCCTGCCTGTCGCCGACCAACGCATTCCAGCTCCTCCAGGGCGTCGAGACGCTGGGCGTGCGCATGGACCGCCACATCCAGAATACCCACCTCGTGCTGGAGGCGCTCAAGTCCAACAAGGCGGTCGACTGGGTGCTGCATCCCTCACTTGAAGACCACACGGACTATCAGCTCGCCAAGCAGCTGCTGCCGCGCGGTGCGGGCTCGATCGTCTCCTTCGGCATCAAGGGCGGCCGGCCTGCGGGGCGCAAATTCATCGAATCGCTGCGCATGATCAGCCATCTCGCCAATGTCGGCGATGCCAAGACGCTGGTGATCCACCCGGCTTCGACCACGCATCAGCAGATGGATGCCGAGCAGCTCAAAGCCGCCGGCATCGGCGAGGAACTGGTGCGGCTATCGGTCGGCATCGAGACCGCCTCCGACATCATCGACGATCTCGCGCAGGCGCTGCGCCTCTCGCAGAAGGTTTGA
- a CDS encoding IclR family transcriptional regulator has product MDRRTTSSATEPRQGAQAIRRALSVLRILAAGREDGVPLAEVVQATGLTRPTVHRIVHVLIEEGIVERHDRTGRYAIGNQVPELALARPRPSPLLVAAGPSLRRASAEIGDTLFLTVRTGNDTLCVDRRIGAYPIQVLSIEVGARRPLGVSSAGVAILAALPAPDARKIVTANEKRFETYRTDAATVLGQVTAARRRGYGMREIGLVQGTKSISTWIKTPDGRPAAAMTVSAVRTRLGPRREQEVAEILLRETRTIEQAIGTIA; this is encoded by the coding sequence ATGGACAGAAGAACTACCTCAAGTGCGACAGAACCGCGACAAGGCGCGCAGGCGATCCGGCGCGCGTTGTCGGTGCTGCGTATTCTTGCCGCAGGCCGCGAGGACGGTGTGCCATTGGCCGAGGTCGTGCAGGCGACCGGGCTGACGCGCCCGACCGTGCATCGCATCGTCCACGTGCTGATCGAGGAGGGCATTGTCGAGCGCCACGACAGGACCGGCCGCTACGCCATCGGCAACCAGGTGCCGGAACTGGCGCTCGCGCGCCCCCGGCCTTCGCCGCTGCTGGTCGCCGCAGGTCCGTCGCTGCGCCGCGCCTCCGCCGAGATCGGCGACACGCTGTTCCTGACGGTGCGAACCGGCAACGACACGCTGTGCGTCGATCGCAGGATCGGCGCCTATCCGATTCAGGTGCTGTCGATCGAGGTCGGCGCGCGCCGCCCGCTCGGCGTCTCCAGCGCGGGCGTCGCCATCCTCGCCGCGCTGCCGGCGCCGGACGCGCGAAAAATCGTCACGGCAAACGAGAAGCGGTTCGAGACCTATCGCACCGACGCCGCAACCGTGCTCGGCCAGGTCACGGCGGCGCGGCGACGTGGATATGGCATGCGGGAGATCGGCCTCGTGCAAGGCACGAAATCGATCTCGACCTGGATCAAGACGCCGGACGGCCGGCCTGCGGCGGCAATGACCGTCTCCGCCGTTCGGACGAGGCTCGGTCCGCGCCGCGAGCAGGAGGTCGCGGAGATCCTGTTGCGCGAGACCCGCACGATCGAGCAGGCGATTGGCACAATTGCCTAG
- a CDS encoding tripartite tricarboxylate transporter substrate binding protein, with amino-acid sequence MRLIGIAIAAVAAMLAAPASAQQWPARSVKLIVPYPAGGNVDSAARIVADKLQEKLGQPFIIENKAGAGGMIAGEAFAKSAPDGYTLFVGANGPVLFATEINKRDAYNWKKDFLPISTISMTPLVLEVHPSVQATTFKEFIDLAKREPGKLTMASPGPGTTNHLLSELMQSSLDLQWVTAHYRGNAPAINDLLGGQVQFAFDQLTVSLQHIKAGLFRALAVTSPHRLKSLPDVPTFTELGYKDFDGQTFTGLFAPAGTPAPIVDKLHETLVAILKDPGVVDKFDKLGGEAVAMTPDEFKAYLEREDTKWIPIVRKANIKAD; translated from the coding sequence ATGAGATTGATCGGGATCGCCATCGCTGCTGTCGCGGCGATGCTGGCAGCGCCCGCATCGGCCCAGCAATGGCCGGCGCGCAGCGTCAAGCTGATTGTGCCCTATCCCGCCGGCGGCAATGTCGACAGCGCCGCGCGCATCGTCGCCGACAAGCTTCAGGAAAAGCTCGGTCAGCCCTTCATCATCGAGAACAAGGCCGGCGCCGGCGGCATGATCGCGGGCGAAGCCTTCGCGAAATCGGCGCCTGACGGCTACACGCTGTTCGTCGGCGCCAACGGCCCGGTGCTGTTCGCGACCGAGATCAACAAGCGCGACGCCTATAATTGGAAGAAGGATTTCCTGCCGATCTCGACGATCTCGATGACGCCGCTGGTGCTCGAGGTCCACCCGTCGGTGCAGGCCACGACTTTCAAGGAGTTCATCGACCTTGCCAAGCGCGAGCCCGGCAAGCTGACAATGGCTTCGCCCGGACCCGGCACCACCAACCATCTGCTCAGCGAGCTGATGCAGTCGAGCCTCGATCTGCAATGGGTCACCGCGCATTACCGCGGCAACGCGCCGGCGATCAACGATCTGCTGGGCGGGCAGGTGCAGTTCGCATTCGACCAGCTCACGGTCAGCCTCCAGCACATCAAGGCTGGCCTGTTCCGTGCGCTCGCGGTCACCAGCCCGCATCGGCTGAAGTCGCTGCCTGACGTGCCGACCTTCACTGAGCTCGGCTACAAGGACTTTGACGGCCAGACCTTTACCGGCCTGTTCGCGCCGGCGGGCACGCCTGCTCCGATCGTGGACAAGCTGCACGAGACGCTGGTGGCGATCCTGAAGGATCCCGGCGTGGTCGACAAGTTCGACAAGCTTGGCGGCGAAGCCGTCGCGATGACGCCGGACGAATTCAAGGCCTATCTCGAGCGCGAGGACACCAAATGGATCCCGATCGTGCGCAAGGCCAACATCAAGGCTGACTGA
- a CDS encoding flavin reductase family protein → MRIDPGELGAERIYRLMTGIVVPRPIAWVTSLSRGGVLNLAPFSAFTFVSQKPPMLAISVGRKGADYKDTAHNILDTEEYVIHIADTPLMSAVHDSSVEHPPEISEVEHLGLETSPCERIKVRRLAAAPVAMECVFRQCLEFGEARSRLIVGEVVMFHVRDGLVSDGKVETRALDPIARIGGPRYARLGEIVTLNTVFQTPKSKD, encoded by the coding sequence ATGCGGATCGACCCCGGCGAGCTCGGCGCGGAGCGAATCTACAGGCTGATGACCGGCATCGTGGTCCCGCGCCCGATCGCCTGGGTGACGAGCCTGTCGCGCGGTGGCGTGCTCAACCTCGCGCCGTTTAGCGCCTTCACCTTCGTCTCGCAGAAGCCGCCGATGCTTGCCATCAGCGTCGGCCGCAAGGGCGCCGACTACAAGGACACCGCGCACAACATCCTCGACACGGAGGAATATGTCATCCACATCGCCGACACGCCGCTGATGTCGGCGGTGCACGACAGCTCCGTCGAGCATCCGCCTGAGATCAGCGAGGTCGAGCATCTCGGGCTGGAAACGTCGCCTTGCGAGCGCATCAAGGTGCGCAGGCTCGCCGCCGCGCCGGTCGCGATGGAGTGCGTGTTCCGGCAATGCCTCGAGTTTGGCGAAGCGCGCAGCCGGCTGATCGTCGGCGAAGTCGTGATGTTCCACGTCCGCGACGGTCTCGTCAGTGACGGCAAGGTCGAAACCAGAGCGCTCGACCCGATCGCTCGCATCGGCGGTCCGCGTTATGCCCGCCTCGGCGAGATCGTGACGCTGAACACCGTGTTCCAGACTCCCAAATCGAAGGATTGA
- a CDS encoding fumarylacetoacetate hydrolase family protein: MRLVSYLVDEEPRYGAAVDGGVVDLTRRIGREFADLKALIAANALANAQEAVTGETPDYALEKLTLLPPVLAPEKLWCIGVNYAERNAEYKDNSDLPKYPSLFVRSMSSMTGSGQPLEKPKVSEQLDYEGELVIVIGQGGRHIKREEAWSHIFGMTLCNEGTIRDWLRHGKFNVTQGKNFDRSGSIGPWIVTADELDPRGPHDIVTRVNGEIRQQDTTERLMFPFDFLISYLSTFATLKPGDMIVTGTPTGAGARFDPPRWLKVGDVVEIESSRIGVLRNTVAAEQ, translated from the coding sequence ATGCGACTGGTGAGCTATCTGGTGGACGAAGAGCCGCGCTATGGCGCGGCCGTTGATGGCGGTGTCGTCGATCTGACCAGGCGGATCGGCCGCGAGTTCGCCGACCTCAAAGCGCTGATCGCAGCCAATGCACTGGCGAATGCGCAGGAGGCGGTGACTGGCGAGACGCCTGACTACGCGCTCGAGAAGCTCACGCTGTTGCCGCCGGTGCTGGCGCCCGAAAAGCTCTGGTGCATCGGCGTCAACTATGCCGAGCGCAACGCCGAATACAAGGACAATTCGGACCTGCCCAAATATCCGAGCCTGTTCGTGCGCAGCATGTCGTCGATGACGGGCTCCGGCCAGCCGCTCGAGAAGCCCAAGGTGTCGGAGCAGCTCGACTATGAAGGCGAGCTCGTCATCGTGATCGGCCAGGGCGGCCGTCATATCAAGCGGGAAGAGGCGTGGTCGCATATTTTCGGCATGACGCTGTGCAACGAGGGCACCATCCGCGACTGGCTGCGCCACGGCAAGTTCAACGTCACGCAGGGCAAGAACTTTGACCGCTCCGGCAGCATCGGCCCGTGGATCGTCACGGCGGACGAGCTCGACCCGCGTGGGCCGCACGACATCGTCACGCGCGTCAACGGCGAAATACGCCAGCAGGACACCACCGAGCGGTTGATGTTCCCGTTCGATTTTCTGATCTCCTATCTCTCGACCTTTGCGACGCTCAAGCCCGGCGACATGATCGTGACGGGCACGCCGACAGGGGCGGGCGCGCGCTTCGACCCGCCGCGCTGGCTGAAGGTCGGCGACGTCGTCGAGATCGAGTCCAGCCGCATCGGCGTACTGCGCAACACCGTCGCGGCGGAGCAATAA
- the hpaH gene encoding 2-oxo-hept-4-ene-1,7-dioate hydratase, translating into MLDTATIERLAARLDEAERTKALIPMFSKDYPDFSIADAYAVQRAWTKLQLGRGRVIKGHKIGLTSKAMQNAVGISEPDYGVLFADMFYADATPIPFDRFHAPRIEVELAFVLKAPLRGPDCTIFDVLNATDYVTPALEILETRMHRVDPETGKARKVVDTISDNAANAALVLGGRPFRPLDEDLRWIGALLFRNGEVEETGLAAGVLNHPANGIAWLANRLAPHDEHLAAGEVVLAGSFTRPVDIRRGDTFHADYGAFGSVSCQFV; encoded by the coding sequence ATGCTCGACACCGCCACGATCGAGCGCCTTGCCGCGCGCCTCGATGAAGCCGAGCGCACCAAGGCGCTGATCCCGATGTTCTCGAAGGATTACCCGGATTTCAGCATCGCGGATGCCTATGCCGTCCAGCGCGCCTGGACCAAGCTCCAGCTTGGCCGCGGCCGCGTCATCAAGGGCCACAAGATCGGCCTGACCTCGAAGGCGATGCAGAACGCGGTCGGTATCTCCGAGCCCGATTACGGCGTGCTGTTCGCCGATATGTTCTATGCCGACGCGACGCCCATCCCGTTCGACCGCTTTCATGCGCCGCGGATCGAGGTCGAGCTCGCCTTCGTGCTGAAGGCGCCGTTGCGCGGGCCGGATTGCACCATCTTCGACGTGCTCAACGCGACCGATTACGTCACGCCCGCGCTCGAGATTCTGGAGACGCGGATGCATCGCGTCGATCCCGAGACCGGCAAGGCGCGCAAGGTCGTCGACACGATCTCGGACAACGCCGCCAATGCCGCGCTGGTGCTCGGTGGCCGGCCGTTCCGTCCGCTCGATGAGGATCTGCGCTGGATCGGCGCGCTGCTGTTCCGCAACGGCGAGGTCGAGGAGACCGGGCTTGCCGCCGGCGTGCTCAACCATCCCGCCAACGGCATCGCCTGGCTCGCCAACCGGCTGGCGCCGCATGACGAGCATCTCGCCGCCGGCGAGGTCGTGCTGGCGGGCTCGTTCACGCGTCCGGTCGATATCCGCCGCGGCGACACGTTTCATGCCGACTATGGCGCCTTCGGCTCGGTGTCGTGCCAGTTCGTCTGA